The following is a genomic window from uncultured Propionivibrio sp..
GCGACTCAGTGCGAGCGAGTGAGTGAAAATGTTGTGCGGATGTCTGTGACCGAAGGGCGCTACCATCTGGTTAAACGCATGGTTGCCGCGTCGGGAAATCGCGTCGAACACCTGCGGCGGCTTGCCATCGGGGGGTTCGAACTCCCCTCTTCGCTGGCACCCGGCGCCTGGCGCTGGCTCGAAACGGCTGAACTTAAGCTTCTTGGCTGGAACGCGGCCGTCGAAGATTGATCTGTGGCGGCTGATTTGAAGTGATTTTGGAGGACCGGCGATGCAAAACATACTGGTGATTGTTCACGCGCCAGCCTACGGAAATGAACGGATGTTGAGTGCATTACGCCTTAGTACCGCCCTGGTTGCCCAGGAAAGTACTACCGTTGAGTTGCGCATATTTCTGATGTCCGATGCTGTTACCGTCGCGCTGTCTGGGCAAGCCGCGGCGGAAGCCGGCGGTGGTCTTCAGACGATGCTTGAGGACTTGTTGAAAAAAGGGGTCTCGGTGTGCCTGTGTCGCACCTGTGCGGCGGCGCGCGGCATCAGCGATGCGACCTTGATACCGGGTATCCGGATATCGACGCTGCCTGAACTCGCCACGTGGACGCTCCAGGCGGACAAGGTACTCACTTTCTAAGATGTCCCTCGGACACGTGATGTGCGTTCGTGTTCCACGTGAAACAAAAAAATCGAGGCTGGGAACGCCAGCCTCAAATGCTTGTATCGAGCTCTGCGCTCGTTTGTCAGGACTTCTTGGCCGACTTACTCGATGCTGAAGTCTTTGCTGTCGCCGTCTTCGTCTTTGCTTCGCGTTTTTCAAATTCAAAGCCGACTTTTCCGTCGGTACCTCGGACGAGGAACGCCGAGAACTTTCGCCGGGTGCGTGCTGACACAAATTCCTTGAGCAAATCCGTCCGACCGGTGGCGAGCAGCTTGCGCATCTGATCGGGCTCAACCGCTTGTTGCAGGATGACCTTCCCGGAACGAAAATCACAAGATTTTGCTGTGCCAACCGATTTCTCGCAGACGTAGGCCAGACCGTGTTCAAACACCTGTGCATTGCATTTTGGACAAGCGCCGAGACTCGTCTGACCGGAAAAGTCGACTTCCTCCTGCCCTTCTCCGTCAGCGCCTGAACTCTGTCCGAAGTCGAATTCGGCAGCATTCTCCGCATTAAGCCGGATAATTGCGTTGAACGGCCGCCCCATTTTGTTGCGAAAACCCGTCAGTGGTCCGACTGTTCGCGCCGAGATCAGCGTCTCGATTTCCTCTGCTTCAAACTGCCGCCCTGCGACAATTTTCCACAGCGAAAAATCACAGGATTGGCATTGGAATTTCTTGTACGTCTCCTTGATCTTGCCGCCACATTTTGGGCATGGTGACTGTAGCTCGCCAAAATCCCCGGGAATCGTGTCGCTGTCGTAACTCTTTGCGCGTTCGACGATGAGTTGCGTCATCGCGGCAATTTCCTTCATGAACGCCTCGCGGGACATCTCACCCCGTTCCATTCGTGCCAGCTTGTACTCCCATTCGCCGGTCAGCTCAGGTGCAGTCAGTTCAGGGATGCCAAGACCGTTGAGTAGCGTCATTAAGGAAAACGCTTTGGCGGTTGGAATCAGTTCCCTGCCCTCGCGGTGAATGTACTGTTCGTTCAGCAGGTTCTCAATGATTTGTGCCCGTGTGGCCGGAGTGCCCAAACCACGTCCGGCCATTGCCGCTTTGAGCTCCTCATCATCAACCATCTTTCCGGCGCCTTCCATTGCCGAAAGCAGCGTTGCTTCGCTGTAACGGGCCGGAGGGCGTGTCTCGTTGCGGTTGAGTTTGACGGGATCGGAACACACCGTCTCCTTTGGCGCAACGGGTACCAGATTACCTTCATCACCTTCCTGACTTTCGCGTCCATAAACCGCGAGCCAGCCGGGCGTAACCAGCACCTTGCCTTCGGTTTTGAAGGGTTCGCCTTCGACGCGCGTGATGCGGGTCGTCAGCATGTATTCTGCGGCCGGATAAAACACTGCCAGAAAGCGCTTCACCACGAGGTCGTAGAGTTTTTGCTCTGGCTCGGACAGATGCTTCGGCGCCTGGAGTGTAGGAATAATGGCGAAGTGATCAGAGATTTTGGCGTTATTGAAAATCCGCTTGTTCGGCATGACCCAACTGCGCGCCAGAATCTGATGCGCGAAAGGTGAGTAGCGCGCGAGCAAGGCTTCATCACTTCCCTTGCCAATACCCTCGCCGGTGAGCATCGACAAGGTGCTCTTGACCGTACCCAGATAATCTTCCGGAAGGGCGCGGGCGTCGGTACGCGGATAGGTCAGCACCTTGTGCTTCTCGTACAACGCTTGCGCCAGACCCAGTGTCGATTTGGCCGAGAAACCGAATCGTGCATTCGCATCCCGTTGGAGGCTGGTGAGATCGTAGAGCAAAGGGGAAAGCTGGGTTGATGGCTTGGCCTCCTCGGTGACGTCGCCAAGCTTACCCTGGCATTTGTCGACCAGTTGTTGTGCACGCGTCTCATCCCAAAGCCGATCGGCGCGAGCGTGTTCGTCTTCCGCCTTTCCTTTGAACTGCTCGTCGAACCACTTTCCGGAATACTGTCCATTGACGCCGGTGAAGGTCGCTTCAACCTCCCAGAAGGTACGCGCCTTGAAGCGACGGATTTTGTCTTCACGATCGACCATCAGGGCCAGGGTCGGCGTTTGCACCCGACCAACCGTAGTGAGATGGAATCCGCCAGTCTTTGAGTTAAATGCGGTCATCGCCCGGGTGCCGTTGATACCGACCAACCAGTCGGATTCGGAGCGACAGACTGCTGCATCGGCCAAACCTTGCATTTCGGCACCAGGCCGAAGTTTGGCAAAACCGTCCCGAATCGCCTGCTGGGTCATCGATTGCAGCCAGAGACGTTCGACAGGCTTGGCGGACTTGGCGTGTTGGACGATGTAATTAAAAATCAATTCACCTTCGCGTCCCGCGTCGCAGGCATTGACAAGACTGGTCACATCCTTGCGTTTGATGAGTCGCGTTAACAACTTCAATCGGGATTCGGTCTTCTCGATTGGCTTGAGATCAAAATTAGGCGGAATAACGGGCAGATGCGCGAAGGACCATTTTCCACGCTTGACCTCAAATTCCTCCGGACATACCAGTTCGACCAAATGCCCGATCGCAGAGCAAAGCACGGCGTTTTCGCTCTCGAAGTAATCGTCATGTTTGGTGAACCCGCCCAAGGCCCTGGCGATGTCGTTCGCTACAGAGGGCTTTTCGGCAATAATCAGCTTTTTGCTCATGGAGTCGGGATGTCCGGAAAATGGTGATATGTGAATGGCATTAATGCGATGGCGTACTTGCCGTGCATGATAAGAGCGGATCGTAACGCTTGGCAAGCGCGCTACGCCGGTTGAAACCGATTACCGTGGGCTGAGTCTCTGCACAAAGCCGCCGGGAAGGCAGGACAATCGTCCTTCAAGCTCCAGCTGCAACAGGCGCGTTGACAGCGCGTCAATTGGCAGTTGCGTCCGGGTAAGCAAGGTGTCGATGCTACATGGATCGTAACCGAGATGTTCGAGGATGGTGTCCGCCTGCTTTGGAGCGTTTTTCGGAGTGTCGTTCCCCGAAAACGCCAAAGGCTGCGAACCGCCGAGTTCCTCAACAATATCCTGAACTGTTTCAACGAGCTTTGCGCCCTGCTTGATCAAGGCATGGGATCCGCGTGAGAGTGGCGAATGAATAGACCCGGGAATGGCAAATACTTCCCGCCCCTGCTCCGCCGCGAGCCTGGCAGTGATGAGTGAGCCGCTATCAACGGCGGCTTCGATCACCAAAGTCCCGAGTGACAACCCCGAGATCAGTCGGTTGCGCCTTGGGAAATTTCCAGCGATGGCTGGCGTGCCGAGGGGGAATTCAGACACGATACAGCCACGCTTGCCGATTTCCCGCGCCAAATCGCGATGTGCGGCCGGATAAATCCGATCAATGCCTGTACCGATGACGGCAATCGTATCTCCACCCGCTTCGAGAGCGCTCCGGTGAGCGGCTGCATCAATCCCAAGGGCGAGACCGCTGACAACGGCGAGACCGGATTGCGCGAGCGCTGCGGCAAACTGACCAGAATTAGTAACACCCTGCGGTGTTGGATTACGGCTGCCAACGATCGCAATTGCCGCCCTGCCGAGTAATTCAACACGACCATTCACATAGAGGATCGTCGGCGGGTCGGGAATCTCCAACAATGCGGTCGGGTATTCGGGGGATCCGAGGGTGATGATGGTACGACTGGGTTCTGATGCCCATGCAATCGCAGTCTGCACGGCAGCGGTGGTATCGGTTTCAAGCAAGCGCCGGGATTTTTCAGGGCCGATGGTGTTGGCGAGCGCATCCGGCGCAGCGGAGAAAATCTCTTCCGGTCCGCCAAAGACACGCAGGAGTCGTCGTTGTGTCTCCCCGCCGATTCCTTGGACGTGGGTTAAACGAAGCCAGGCGGCAAGCGTGGGCTCCGGCGTCATTCTAGGGGGTGCGAACGTAATCGTTGACGTTCACTGTACCTTCCGACTGCAGGATCAACGCGTAGGCGATCCTCGAAAAGCTTCTAAATACGAAGGCCAGACCGATCTGCTCGCGTGGAATCGTCACGGCGTACGTGCGATCCTTTTCATCCCGTCCGGCCATCGTACGATTGCGTTCGACCACCAGGACATGACCAACTTCCAAACCGTCCCGATCGCCACGGCTGAGAGAGATGATGGATCCTCTGCCTGCTGAGCCGACACCGCCATAAATGGAAATCACCCGTCCTTCGATTGCGCGATCCGGACGGTGCGGGATGTAGTCAAAAAGCATCGGTGCGGATGCCGGAACCAGGCGGTCACCGCGCCCGATTTCCTGTTTTATTGTTTGAATTTCAAACGTCGCCGGCGATCCGGCGCGGATTTGCTTCGCAGTACCCAAATGAAAGGCTTCGTAGCCCAGAATGTCCTTGGGGTTCTCCGGGTCGTAGAGTGGACGTCCATTGCGATAGACCTGCCACAGCGCGATTTCGGGTGCCGCGTTTTCAACATAGGCGAGATCGCCGTTACCTAGGAACACGCGATCCTGCTGCGTCGCGACGATGCGGGCAGCATGCTCAAGTTCTCCGGCTTCAACGACGAGCGGGGCTGAAATGAAGGGCTCGATGGCGTTTGGAGGAATTGGCGGAATCGCCTGAGTGAGCCGTGTGGCGTGAATGGCGGGTTGCAGCTTGACCGTCTCGAGACGCAGGTAGGGGGTTCCATCGCCGTCCCGTTCAAGAACAATGACATCGCCGGGATGGATGCGGCCGGGGTGACGTACCTGTTCACGGTTCATGCGCCAAAGCTCGGGCCAGCGCCATGGATCTTTCAGGAATCGCGCAGCAATCCCCCACAGCGTATCTCCGGTTGCTACCACATAGCGGTTTGGCGCAGATTCGGCCAGAACGCCGGCTGTGTCCTGCGCATACGCGCAGACGGCGGCTAATGCCAGAACAAGCGCGGATAAAATGCGTGTCATCGTGGTATCCTCATGCGACCCGGACAGCAGGATCGGCGTCCCGTCGAAACCCTGCCAATTCCTGAAACGACGGGAATCCAGTGGCGACGCGAGCGCGATTCTCCCTGACTTTCCGGCCGATTCTGCACGCAATCATTTTTTCGATCAAGCAATTTTATGGCGCTTCTACCCATTCTCCGTTTCCCCGATCCGCGCCTGAAAAAAGTGGCCGCTCGGGTTGATGTCGTCGACGACAACATCCGTCAGCTTGCTCTGGACATGGCGGAAACCATGTACGAAGCGCCGGGTATTGGCCTTGCGGCGACACAGGTCGACGTTCACAAGCGTGTCATCGTCATAGATGTTTCTGAAACGCGCGACGAGCTTCTGGTCTTG
Proteins encoded in this region:
- a CDS encoding DsrE family protein — its product is MQNILVIVHAPAYGNERMLSALRLSTALVAQESTTVELRIFLMSDAVTVALSGQAAAEAGGGLQTMLEDLLKKGVSVCLCRTCAAARGISDATLIPGIRISTLPELATWTLQADKVLTF
- a CDS encoding DNA topoisomerase III; protein product: MSKKLIIAEKPSVANDIARALGGFTKHDDYFESENAVLCSAIGHLVELVCPEEFEVKRGKWSFAHLPVIPPNFDLKPIEKTESRLKLLTRLIKRKDVTSLVNACDAGREGELIFNYIVQHAKSAKPVERLWLQSMTQQAIRDGFAKLRPGAEMQGLADAAVCRSESDWLVGINGTRAMTAFNSKTGGFHLTTVGRVQTPTLALMVDREDKIRRFKARTFWEVEATFTGVNGQYSGKWFDEQFKGKAEDEHARADRLWDETRAQQLVDKCQGKLGDVTEEAKPSTQLSPLLYDLTSLQRDANARFGFSAKSTLGLAQALYEKHKVLTYPRTDARALPEDYLGTVKSTLSMLTGEGIGKGSDEALLARYSPFAHQILARSWVMPNKRIFNNAKISDHFAIIPTLQAPKHLSEPEQKLYDLVVKRFLAVFYPAAEYMLTTRITRVEGEPFKTEGKVLVTPGWLAVYGRESQEGDEGNLVPVAPKETVCSDPVKLNRNETRPPARYSEATLLSAMEGAGKMVDDEELKAAMAGRGLGTPATRAQIIENLLNEQYIHREGRELIPTAKAFSLMTLLNGLGIPELTAPELTGEWEYKLARMERGEMSREAFMKEIAAMTQLIVERAKSYDSDTIPGDFGELQSPCPKCGGKIKETYKKFQCQSCDFSLWKIVAGRQFEAEEIETLISARTVGPLTGFRNKMGRPFNAIIRLNAENAAEFDFGQSSGADGEGQEEVDFSGQTSLGACPKCNAQVFEHGLAYVCEKSVGTAKSCDFRSGKVILQQAVEPDQMRKLLATGRTDLLKEFVSARTRRKFSAFLVRGTDGKVGFEFEKREAKTKTATAKTSASSKSAKKS
- the dprA gene encoding DNA-processing protein DprA, translated to MTPEPTLAAWLRLTHVQGIGGETQRRLLRVFGGPEEIFSAAPDALANTIGPEKSRRLLETDTTAAVQTAIAWASEPSRTIITLGSPEYPTALLEIPDPPTILYVNGRVELLGRAAIAIVGSRNPTPQGVTNSGQFAAALAQSGLAVVSGLALGIDAAAHRSALEAGGDTIAVIGTGIDRIYPAAHRDLAREIGKRGCIVSEFPLGTPAIAGNFPRRNRLISGLSLGTLVIEAAVDSGSLITARLAAEQGREVFAIPGSIHSPLSRGSHALIKQGAKLVETVQDIVEELGGSQPLAFSGNDTPKNAPKQADTILEHLGYDPCSIDTLLTRTQLPIDALSTRLLQLELEGRLSCLPGGFVQRLSPR
- a CDS encoding LysM domain-containing protein, which codes for MTRILSALVLALAAVCAYAQDTAGVLAESAPNRYVVATGDTLWGIAARFLKDPWRWPELWRMNREQVRHPGRIHPGDVIVLERDGDGTPYLRLETVKLQPAIHATRLTQAIPPIPPNAIEPFISAPLVVEAGELEHAARIVATQQDRVFLGNGDLAYVENAAPEIALWQVYRNGRPLYDPENPKDILGYEAFHLGTAKQIRAGSPATFEIQTIKQEIGRGDRLVPASAPMLFDYIPHRPDRAIEGRVISIYGGVGSAGRGSIISLSRGDRDGLEVGHVLVVERNRTMAGRDEKDRTYAVTIPREQIGLAFVFRSFSRIAYALILQSEGTVNVNDYVRTP